The segment GGAGTACGGAGCGACCCTGCTGGCGGCTGACGAACACGTGGAGGGGAACCGCTGGCCGACCGGCGTCGAGCGCGTAAAGCTCGACGCCGAGAGTCTGGCTCGCGCAGACGTCGCCATCCTGATCACCGACCACGACGATAGCGACGTCGCACTGCTCGAGGGTGCGTCGCTCCCGGTCCTGGACTCGCGGAACCGACTTCGAGGAGACAACATTGAGCGCCTCTGACCCCCAGGGTTTGATCGTCGTCGTGACGGGGGGTGCTGGTTTCATCGGAGCGAACCTTGTCAAGCGACTACTGCGTGAGCCTGGGATCGGAGGCATTCGCATCTTCGACGACTTCTCGACCGGCACGAATCGCGAGTTCGGCGATCCTCGCGTCGAGGTGTTTGAGGGCGACCTGCGGGATGCCACTCGGGTGGATGAGGTGGTGCGCGGCGCGTCACGTATCGTGCATCTCGGTGCCCTGCCATCGGTGCCGAGATCGATCGCCGATCCGCGCTCTTCGATAGACGTCAACATCGTCGGCACTCTGAACGTGCTGGAGGCGGGGAGGGCTCACGAGATCGAGCATGTCGTCGTGGCGTCGTCATCGTCGGTCTACGGCGCGAACCCGATCCTACCGAAGGCGGAGAGCCTGGCGACCAGACCGCTCAGCCCGTACGCGGTGAGCAAGCTCGGCACCGAAGCGCTCGCGAACGCCTACTTCCACAGCTTCGGCCTTCCCACCCTAGCGTTTCGGTTCTTCAATGTTTTCGGTCCGCTCCAGCGAGCGGACCACGCATACGCGGCAGTCATCCCGAAGTTCCTCGATGCGATGAAGCGCTCCGCGCCACTTACCGTGTTCGGAGACGGCACCCAGTCGCGGGACTTCACATCCGTCCACCTCGTGGTCGATGCGCTTGCCAAGGTGTCGATGCAGAAGTTCGTACACGAATCACCCGTCAACCTCGCGATGGGCACGAGAACCACCCTCAACGAGCTCATCGATCTGCTGCGGGCGATTCACCCAGGGCAGATCGATGTGGAGTACGTCGAGCCGAGGGCTGGCGATGTCCCGCATTCTCAGGCGTCGAGCGAGCTCCTTACATCGCTCTTGCCTGACTTGGAGGCCGTCGCGTTCGAGGACTCTATACGCGAAGTGTACGAATGGTATTTCTCGGCGAGGACGTCCGACCCGGCTTAGGGCTTAGGACTTGTTGCTAAAGCCGCTGGAGGGCCAATGGAGCATGGCTGCGAGGCATAGTCCGGCGTGGTAGCTGTGGGCGGTCTTGTCTGAGCGCTTCGGGATCCCGCGCCACTGCTTGAGCTTATTCAAGCACCGCTCCACGACGTTGCGGCCCTGTGGCGTTCCCGGGGCCGATAGGCCTGCCGGCGCGCTTGCGGCGGTGCGCGATCTGGTCGTCACACGGTCGGGGACCGCCGCATTGATCCCGTGGGCGCGTAGCTAGGCGCGGTTCGCGCGGGCTGGGTGGCCCTTGTCCGCGAGCCCCCCCCGGTCGGGCCGGGACCTTGGCCGGCCGACCGCGCCGGCCACCCGGGTCTGCCCTAGCGTCGCGGGAAGCATGTTCGTATCGGCTGCCTGCCCCGGAGTGGGAATGAACGCGAGGGCGCGTCCCTTCCCGTCGCAGACCAGGTGATTCTTGGTCGTCAGCCCGCCGCGACAGCGGCCAATCGCATGATCGGGCAGCTCCTGCCCGAACTTCTTGCAGATCTGCGAAGCCCCCCGTGGACCAGGGAAGGGTGGCGCGGTGCTGGTGCACGCGCACGGTCGTCGAGTCGATCGACTCGACCCAGCCCAGATCTGCGGCGTGCTGGGCGAGGGACTGCGCCTTCTCCAGCACGTGTCCTATTTCTCCCGCGTTGGCGGATTGACCGGGAGAGTGATCGGTGCCCAAGTGGCAATCACCACCCCAGCAGGAACCGCACCGGCACCTACAG is part of the Saxibacter everestensis genome and harbors:
- a CDS encoding NAD-dependent epimerase/dehydratase family protein translates to MSASDPQGLIVVVTGGAGFIGANLVKRLLREPGIGGIRIFDDFSTGTNREFGDPRVEVFEGDLRDATRVDEVVRGASRIVHLGALPSVPRSIADPRSSIDVNIVGTLNVLEAGRAHEIEHVVVASSSSVYGANPILPKAESLATRPLSPYAVSKLGTEALANAYFHSFGLPTLAFRFFNVFGPLQRADHAYAAVIPKFLDAMKRSAPLTVFGDGTQSRDFTSVHLVVDALAKVSMQKFVHESPVNLAMGTRTTLNELIDLLRAIHPGQIDVEYVEPRAGDVPHSQASSELLTSLLPDLEAVAFEDSIREVYEWYFSARTSDPA